The following are from one region of the Aequoribacter fuscus genome:
- a CDS encoding HesA/MoeB/ThiF family protein: MLSDDQLLRYSRQLVLSELDFIGQRKLLDSRVLVVGAGGLGCPLVLYLASSGVGHITIVDHDVVELHNLPRQILFDERDVGKKKALVAADKLNQQYPDTAVDAVCLRLTEVSELPEGTFDLMIDATDTPSVGLVLNAYSIVHRVPLLYLAAVAMEGRLFFARGYEIDKPCLQCYFGSTADPAGGCHTLGVLAPAVGALALLGATQALRSLLGEMPETLLCLDAWRLNALQLYVAKSEGCTACGI; this comes from the coding sequence ATGCTCTCAGACGACCAGTTGTTGCGCTACAGTCGACAACTGGTCCTATCCGAGCTCGATTTCATCGGACAGCGAAAATTACTCGACTCAAGGGTGCTGGTTGTGGGCGCCGGTGGGTTGGGTTGCCCACTTGTTTTGTACCTCGCAAGCTCGGGCGTGGGTCACATCACGATCGTCGATCATGATGTGGTGGAACTTCACAACTTGCCACGCCAAATTTTATTTGATGAGCGAGATGTCGGTAAAAAAAAGGCTTTGGTTGCCGCCGACAAATTGAACCAGCAATACCCTGATACCGCTGTTGATGCAGTATGTTTAAGACTCACTGAGGTCAGTGAGTTACCTGAAGGCACATTTGATTTAATGATTGATGCCACCGATACCCCCAGTGTTGGCTTGGTGCTGAATGCGTATTCGATTGTCCATCGCGTCCCATTATTGTATTTGGCGGCCGTTGCGATGGAAGGGCGCTTATTTTTCGCTAGGGGATACGAGATCGACAAGCCTTGCTTGCAGTGTTATTTCGGTAGTACGGCGGATCCTGCTGGCGGCTGTCATACCTTGGGCGTATTGGCGCCAGCTGTTGGAGCTCTTGCCTTGCTGGGCGCGACACAAGCGCTCAGATCACTGTTGGGTGAGATGCCAGAAACGCTGCTGTGCCTTGATGCGTGGCGTTTAAATGCTCTACAGTTGTACGTGGCTAAGAGCGAGGGATGCACCGCATGCGGCATTTAA
- a CDS encoding molybdenum cofactor biosynthesis protein MoaE yields MIEPNDHVLVTDQVLDVGLAYSVVKNSAINAEDPGAVVVFVGLVREFDNHLSSGRLQILRLQHYPELTEASIAEVIGQARERWGLGTVLVQHRVGDLRPADEIVVVAVTSKHRAQAFEAARFLMDKLKTEVMLWKRVLNADEAQWVAFKDSDAKASSSW; encoded by the coding sequence GTGATTGAACCAAACGACCACGTCCTCGTGACCGATCAGGTGCTTGATGTTGGCTTGGCTTACAGCGTGGTAAAAAATTCTGCCATCAATGCCGAGGACCCCGGAGCGGTCGTTGTTTTTGTGGGGTTGGTCCGTGAGTTTGATAACCACTTGAGCTCGGGGCGCTTGCAGATCTTGCGCTTGCAGCACTACCCTGAGCTGACCGAGGCATCGATTGCCGAGGTAATTGGTCAGGCTCGAGAGCGATGGGGGTTGGGGACCGTTCTGGTACAGCACAGAGTCGGCGATTTGCGGCCTGCCGATGAGATCGTGGTGGTCGCGGTTACATCGAAGCACCGTGCACAAGCCTTCGAGGCAGCCCGGTTTTTGATGGACAAATTAAAGACCGAAGTGATGCTATGGAAGCGAGTGCTTAACGCCGATGAAGCACAGTGGGTGGCTTTCAAGGATAGCGACGCCAAGGCTTCAAGTTCTTGGTAA
- the moaC gene encoding cyclic pyranopterin monophosphate synthase MoaC, producing MSFTHIDEQGQAIMVDVSGKPETSREAQARARLQLPDAVVSALRDETIPKGDVLGTARIAGIQAVKKCSELIPLCHPLPVTKAAVTFDWDRDELVIVCSVKTRGVTGVEMEALTGASVAALTVYDMCKAIDKGITFDVSLVSKSGGKSGDWHA from the coding sequence ATGAGTTTTACTCACATCGATGAGCAAGGCCAAGCCATCATGGTCGATGTTTCGGGCAAGCCCGAAACAAGTCGAGAGGCGCAAGCGCGAGCGAGACTGCAGCTGCCCGACGCCGTGGTGAGTGCCCTGCGTGACGAAACCATACCAAAAGGTGATGTGTTGGGCACGGCTCGAATCGCGGGTATTCAGGCAGTAAAAAAATGCAGTGAGCTCATTCCGCTATGTCACCCCTTGCCCGTGACGAAGGCCGCCGTGACCTTTGACTGGGATCGTGACGAGCTCGTAATTGTTTGCTCGGTCAAAACCCGGGGTGTAACGGGTGTGGAAATGGAGGCCCTGACCGGCGCCTCTGTCGCCGCTTTAACGGTCTACGATATGTGTAAGGCAATCGATAAAGGGATTACGTTTGACGTAAGCTTAGTCTCTAAATCCGGCGGAAAATCAGGAGATTGGCATGCTTGA
- a CDS encoding MoaD/ThiS family protein has translation MLEGDLVLFGCLSDFEVQLGGRWSSRVPETTIETLLAEFVARVPEMSDIVASPYFKVAINNKVQPKTFTLQHGDIVALLPPVTGG, from the coding sequence ATGCTTGAGGGCGATTTAGTGCTGTTTGGCTGCTTAAGCGATTTTGAAGTACAGCTTGGTGGCCGCTGGTCTTCGAGAGTACCCGAAACGACGATCGAGACGCTTCTGGCTGAGTTTGTGGCACGGGTACCCGAAATGTCTGACATTGTGGCTTCGCCCTATTTTAAGGTGGCGATAAACAACAAAGTGCAGCCAAAAACGTTCACGCTTCAACACGGCGATATTGTCGCTTTACTGCCTCCCGTGACGGGTGGCTAG
- the adk gene encoding adenylate kinase, with protein MRIILLGAPGAGKGTQAQFITEQFGIVQISTGDMLRAAVKAGTELGLKAKAVMDSGALVSDDIIIGLVKERIQQEDCANGFLFDGFPRTIPQAEALVSAGVTIDHVLEIAVPDDEIVARLGGRRVHEASGRVYHVEHNPPKVAGKDDVTGDDLVQRDDDREDTVRRRLGVYHDQTAPLVGFYQEMSGDAAPKYHRVEGVGSLEDIKARITAALGN; from the coding sequence ATGAGAATCATCTTATTGGGTGCGCCGGGCGCAGGAAAAGGTACGCAGGCTCAGTTCATTACAGAACAGTTTGGAATTGTGCAGATCTCCACCGGAGATATGCTGCGCGCTGCGGTTAAAGCGGGCACTGAACTCGGTTTGAAGGCAAAGGCGGTGATGGATTCCGGGGCTTTGGTCTCAGACGATATTATTATCGGCTTAGTGAAAGAGCGCATTCAGCAAGAGGATTGTGCGAATGGCTTCTTGTTTGACGGTTTCCCAAGAACCATTCCGCAAGCCGAAGCGCTGGTCAGCGCAGGTGTTACTATTGATCACGTGCTTGAAATTGCGGTGCCAGATGACGAGATCGTTGCGCGCTTAGGCGGACGCCGCGTTCACGAAGCCTCCGGTCGGGTCTATCACGTTGAGCACAATCCACCAAAGGTGGCGGGTAAAGATGATGTTACCGGCGATGATTTGGTACAGCGGGACGATGATCGAGAAGATACCGTTCGACGCCGCTTGGGTGTGTATCACGACCAAACCGCACCCTTGGTTGGCTTTTATCAGGAGATGTCGGGTGATGCCGCACCGAAGTATCATCGCGTCGAGGGCGTAGGCTCTTTGGAAGACATCAAGGCCCGTATTACCGCGGCTTTAGGTAACTAA
- the tsaB gene encoding tRNA (adenosine(37)-N6)-threonylcarbamoyltransferase complex dimerization subunit type 1 TsaB produces the protein MTQILLLDTATRSATLALGNSGGYRAVRSDPSERNSRDMMALIRTLFENSGGLASTSLDAVGFNRGPGSYTGSRLAASVVQGIAYVKQCPVIEFNTLELLYFSGLQSLVQSGQSPISGAEVLVAVESKVGEYFWTGFIVGQSTHAPQITVGDADALLRSIQGANSVVIMNASMQSHPNLTGIADVIWAEPRVELAFDVAAQRLNQGAVVDALSVEPLYGQDNIGWRTLAQQRAQR, from the coding sequence ATGACGCAGATACTACTGTTAGACACCGCGACGCGGAGCGCAACACTCGCCTTAGGAAACTCGGGCGGGTACCGTGCCGTGCGCAGTGACCCGAGCGAGCGCAACAGTCGTGACATGATGGCCTTGATTCGGACGTTGTTTGAGAATTCAGGCGGATTAGCGAGTACGAGCCTAGACGCAGTGGGTTTTAATCGGGGACCTGGTTCGTACACAGGGTCGCGCCTGGCGGCAAGCGTTGTCCAGGGTATTGCTTATGTAAAACAGTGCCCGGTCATTGAGTTCAACACCTTGGAGCTTCTCTATTTCAGTGGCTTACAGTCGCTGGTCCAGTCAGGGCAATCGCCGATATCGGGTGCCGAGGTCCTGGTCGCGGTAGAGTCTAAAGTGGGTGAGTATTTTTGGACAGGCTTTATCGTCGGGCAGAGCACACATGCGCCGCAGATTACCGTCGGTGATGCCGATGCGCTGTTACGCTCAATTCAGGGTGCTAATTCGGTCGTGATTATGAATGCAAGTATGCAAAGCCATCCGAACCTGACGGGTATCGCTGACGTAATTTGGGCCGAACCGAGAGTAGAGTTAGCCTTTGACGTCGCGGCGCAACGTTTGAATCAGGGGGCTGTGGTCGATGCGCTAAGCGTCGAGCCACTGTACGGGCAGGACAATATTGGTTGGCGAACTTTGGCACAACAGCGGGCACAGCGATGA
- the mobA gene encoding molybdenum cofactor guanylyltransferase MobA, translating to MRVNDDLNTIPSKNTIQGLILAGGQSRRLDGVDKGLLELNGHPLVQHVARVLGPQTVRLSVAANRSRSAYQKYATEVLPDAIGGFAGPLAGLATFASAAQSSWVAIVACDLIFLPDDWVERLLSSAHTYNQNVVCATDKTSGKHAVCAVARRECLATAATLLKTGRHRWADWLASNQAGSELFASKELFNINSHDDAKKAEALLFNKTVTY from the coding sequence TTGCGTGTAAACGACGATTTGAACACGATTCCCAGTAAAAATACGATCCAAGGCCTTATCCTCGCAGGAGGGCAAAGCCGCCGCTTGGACGGGGTCGACAAAGGCTTGCTTGAACTCAACGGACACCCGCTTGTGCAACATGTCGCTCGAGTACTTGGGCCGCAAACCGTCAGACTCAGCGTTGCGGCCAATCGCTCTCGGAGCGCTTATCAAAAATACGCCACCGAGGTGTTACCCGACGCAATCGGCGGATTTGCCGGACCGCTCGCAGGTTTGGCAACATTCGCGAGCGCTGCTCAGTCAAGCTGGGTGGCGATCGTGGCGTGCGACTTAATTTTTTTACCTGACGACTGGGTGGAACGACTTTTGAGTAGCGCACATACATACAACCAAAACGTCGTTTGTGCCACCGATAAAACATCGGGCAAGCACGCTGTGTGTGCGGTCGCGCGACGAGAATGCTTGGCAACTGCAGCCACCTTACTAAAGACGGGCCGACATCGCTGGGCCGACTGGCTCGCCAGCAATCAGGCGGGTAGCGAGCTATTCGCGAGTAAAGAATTATTCAATATCAACTCACACGACGACGCCAAAAAAGCTGAGGCCCTGCTTTTCAATAAGACTGTAACTTATTGA
- the mazG gene encoding nucleoside triphosphate pyrophosphohydrolase has translation MADDRYDLRDLRYLMKRLRDPHDGCPWDLKQTAQTIVPYTLEEVFELVDALERGDDLGARDELGDVLFQVVFYAQLAEERELYDFDDVIHGIVAKLLRRHPHVFPDGTLSSRRAGAEHAQERDIKERWEDIKQQERNARRQTHALDDVPLSLPALSRAQKLQKRATRLGLDWTSVTDVVVALKNETLEFEDALSTAAVEAVVDELGDLLFTCVNLARKLDLDAEQLLRQSNQKFETRVRLCTDLASEQGTALEAMSEQERDAIWREAKRQLGSQSKS, from the coding sequence GTGGCTGATGATCGCTATGACCTGAGGGATTTACGCTATTTGATGAAACGTTTGCGCGATCCTCATGACGGTTGTCCATGGGATCTAAAGCAGACGGCTCAGACAATAGTCCCTTACACCCTCGAAGAGGTTTTCGAGCTTGTCGACGCATTAGAGCGCGGTGATGATCTTGGTGCACGAGATGAGCTCGGTGATGTCCTCTTTCAGGTGGTATTCTACGCACAGCTCGCCGAGGAGCGCGAACTGTATGATTTTGACGATGTGATTCACGGTATTGTTGCAAAATTACTTCGTCGTCATCCTCACGTCTTTCCCGACGGGACACTGTCATCGCGACGGGCAGGTGCAGAACACGCTCAAGAGCGAGATATCAAAGAGCGCTGGGAAGACATCAAGCAGCAAGAGCGAAATGCGCGTCGGCAAACACACGCGCTGGACGATGTCCCCTTGAGCCTGCCGGCGCTCAGTCGCGCTCAAAAATTGCAAAAGCGCGCCACGCGATTGGGCTTGGACTGGACGAGTGTTACGGATGTCGTAGTCGCCTTGAAGAATGAAACCCTCGAGTTTGAGGATGCCTTGAGTACCGCTGCGGTCGAGGCGGTCGTGGACGAGCTTGGTGATCTTTTGTTTACCTGCGTCAACTTGGCGAGAAAGCTTGATCTTGATGCCGAGCAACTATTGCGCCAAAGCAACCAGAAGTTTGAGACCCGAGTGAGGCTTTGTACCGATTTGGCGAGTGAGCAGGGTACAGCGCTTGAGGCGATGTCAGAGCAAGAGCGCGATGCGATCTGGCGCGAGGCTAAGCGGCAGCTTGGATCGCAATCTAAGTCATGA